The window AGTTGAAATATTATTAATCATAATCGGGTTAATGGCCCAGTGTATTCCAAGACTCACTAGCACACTCCAACCTCCACCAATTACTACACCTGTTAAAATACTGCTTCGTCCAATTAACCAACTGACTACATTTGCAACTGCTTCACCACTGTACACACCAATCGGACCAATTACAATAACTGTCAAAGGAATCATAATCAATAATGAAATTAACGGAATAATGACTAGTTTTAAAGTTTCTGGAACTTTTTTATCAAGGAATTTGTATAAGTAAGAAAAAGCCCAGATTGAGAGAATAATGGGAACTACGGTTGAATTATAATTCATCAATACAACTGGAATTCCAAAGAATTCTGTTGTTGTCCCATTTCCAGCATTTCCCATTAAGTCAATAAAAAACGGATGGATGAGAGAAGCCCCTATCAATGCTGAAATATATGGGCTTGCACCAAATCTTCTGGCTGAAGTGAACGCTAACAAAACTGGTAAGAAATAAAAAACACTCATTGAAGCCACAAATAAAATTGAATAAGTTCCACTATTTTCTGTGATAAGTCCCATTTGGACACTTAAAATTAATAAGCCTCGTAAAATTCCTGAGCCTGCTAATGCTGGTAATAACGGAGCAAAAATAGCTGACACAGCTGAAAAGATATTGCTCATAACGCTACCAGAATTTTCATTAGTTATTTGCTGAATCGTAGTAGTTGTATCCCCTTTCACTAATACTTCAAATTCATCATACAGCTTAGGAACCTCCGTACCAATCAATAATTGATATTGACCAGCCTTATCTAAAACATTAATCACACCATCGATCGCTTCTACATCCTGATCATCTGCCATAGAAGAATCTCTCAAATTAAGTCTTAAACGAGTCGCACAATGAGACATATTCGCAACATTCTTAACTCCCCCAACATGTTCTAGAATTTCTTTTGCCATTTGTTTATAATCCATCTTTTTCTCCGCCTCCTATATATTGATTATAGTAGTAGAAACCTTAGCTTAGCCTAAGATTTCTACTATTAATTCACTTACCTTTGTCCCCTTATTTTGTGCAATAATTTCACCAATCTTTTTCATACCAATCTGATCAATCCTTGAATCAATTTTTTTAATCATCTTCAAGTTAGCTTCACACTCTGCTACAGGATCTTCAATGATTGGAAAAGTATCAAAATAAATAGCATACTCATAATTGTGTAATTTTGTATAATATAAAAATTCAAATGTTTTTACTAAACTACTTGTACCAATCATTAAGCCATCATCATTTAATCCATAACCATCATTTAAATGAACACCAAACAATTTCTGACGACTTCCTAAAATAGCCGCTCCATAAGCTGGATTTTCATGTTTCATTAACATATGACAATAATCTAAAGTAATTCCAACATTTTCACGATCAATCTCATTCATCATAGTCATTGTAATTCCAAGGCTATCTAGAAATGCATATGCCCGAGGTTGGAATGGCTTATATTCAATACTTAGCTTAATATCTGAGCCATAATCTGCAATCTCAATCAGACATTCTTTAATTTGATTCCAAACCTTCACGTAATCAATTTGAAATGAATAATCAAAGCCATCAAATCCTAACCAAATGGTGACAACCTCCCCATTAATCTCACGACAATAATCAATCGCTTCCTTACAAAGTTGAACAGCCTCTTTAGAAATGGCTAGATTACTATTGCCTAACTCACCATTAATAAAATCATTCCGAAATCTTAATGCAACGCCATTCGCCTTCAATTGATGCTTTTTTAAGAGGTCTTTCATATCCGTTCCAGAATATTGACTAACATGTTCTGGATAATTCAAATCAACATGACTTAAACCAATTCGATTGAACTCACTAAAAACTTTCTCTAACTCTTGATTGAATTTTGGTAAAAATGAATTAATTCGTGTTGCTACTTTCATTTATATCTTCCTCCTTGATTTCTTGATGGTTTCATCATATCACCATATTTATTCATTTACAACCATTTATTTCCATTTTATTCCAAATTATATCAACAACAACAATTTTTTCTTTTTATAAATCAGCTAAAAATATCCTATTCTCTCGCTTACATAGCTATTATAATAAGGATTATTTAACAAGATGACCTTTCATATTTTTTCATTTTTTATCAAAAAAATCCGTTTCAGCAAAAAAAATAGATAAGAAAATTTAATTTCTCACCTATTTAATAGAGATCTATGTTATTTAGTTTATTTTAATCGTAAAATTTTCAACTCTTTTTCTTTAATAAATTACATCTAAACAGTTAGATAAATCAGTCTTTCTCCAACATCATAAAAATTAAGTTAAGCTTTAATTATTTTACTATATTGATGCTGTGATACAATCTCACTAAAACCATTGTCTATCAAGCTTTGAGTTGTAGCGTTATCTGCCACTAAATTACTTCCTCGCCATTTTATTGGATTATAAAGCTGTTGCAGTGAACTTAAAACACTTTCTATTTGTATACTTGGTTGTTGAAGTTCTAATTGATGAATAATTACAGAATCTCCTTGACTACTAAAAACACCATAACCAACTAAAGTTGTGTCTTGATAAATTCCCAGACAATCATATCCATGAATTGACTTATTTTGCCACAAACTCTCTCTATTTTCACTGATACCAATCGTTTCTAGACCCACTACTTTTTTTAGCTGAAACTCTATTTCTCGACTGTAAATTGTAGTAGAATCTAGTACAACTACTTTCTGTATTGATGAGAAACCAAACTTTTTATAAATAGAAATAGCTCGTTCGTTTCCATCAATTGCCTCAAGATACAAGATATCCGTTTTTCGTTCTTTAGCACTACGCTCAAATTCTCTTAACAATTTGATTGCAACTTGCTGATTCCGGAATGCTGGATCAACAGCCATACCACCTAGCCAAGCAATCTTTTTATTCGCAAACGTACCTTCAGCATGGAGATAAATCCCTGCAGCCTGATTCTCAATAAAAAATATTTTTGAAAGTTCTTGAGAAATTGATAAACTAGCTAGTCGATTGTCTAATTGAACTTCTGTCATATTAATTGGTACTAAATAATCTGAAAAACCATTATTCCAAACTCTGGTTCTCTCGTTTGGTGAAACATCTCTATAACGCTTGAACACATCATCATTCCTTTCCATTAATCATTCTCTAAAAAAACATACCGTATTCTCCAACTATAGTCAATTAGTTCCTTTGAAAATAATTCACTTCTCTATTTCCACTGATTATATCAACTACATCTTAGCTGACGGTCAAAAAAGAACTCAATTTAACTATGAAATTGAGTTCGCTCTTGTTATTTATTTTTATGGGCTAAGTCAAAAATGAGTTGATACATTTTATTTCCTCCAGATAAATTATACACATCCTTAAAACCTTTGTTCAACAATAAATTCTGAGCTGCATTTCCGGTTACGCCCTTGTTGCAATAGGTAATAGTCAGTATATTCTTATCCAATTCAGACTGTTTCTCACGTAATTCTGCTAATGGAATATGGATGGCACCCTCAACTTTTGATTTTTCATATTGCTTTTTAGAGCGTGTGTCAATAATTTGAAGTCTTTCTCCATTCCCTTGTCTTTCAATTAATTCAGTTGGTGTCATTAAAGGTCTTCCCATATTAATCGCGTTATCTAATGCCAT is drawn from Carnobacterium gallinarum DSM 4847 and contains these coding sequences:
- a CDS encoding GNAT family N-acetyltransferase, coding for MERNDDVFKRYRDVSPNERTRVWNNGFSDYLVPINMTEVQLDNRLASLSISQELSKIFFIENQAAGIYLHAEGTFANKKIAWLGGMAVDPAFRNQQVAIKLLREFERSAKERKTDILYLEAIDGNERAISIYKKFGFSSIQKVVVLDSTTIYSREIEFQLKKVVGLETIGISENRESLWQNKSIHGYDCLGIYQDTTLVGYGVFSSQGDSVIIHQLELQQPSIQIESVLSSLQQLYNPIKWRGSNLVADNATTQSLIDNGFSEIVSQHQYSKIIKA
- a CDS encoding PTS transporter subunit EIIC, yielding MDYKQMAKEILEHVGGVKNVANMSHCATRLRLNLRDSSMADDQDVEAIDGVINVLDKAGQYQLLIGTEVPKLYDEFEVLVKGDTTTTIQQITNENSGSVMSNIFSAVSAIFAPLLPALAGSGILRGLLILSVQMGLITENSGTYSILFVASMSVFYFLPVLLAFTSARRFGASPYISALIGASLIHPFFIDLMGNAGNGTTTEFFGIPVVLMNYNSTVVPIILSIWAFSYLYKFLDKKVPETLKLVIIPLISLLIMIPLTVIVIGPIGVYSGEAVANVVSWLIGRSSILTGVVIGGGWSVLVSLGIHWAINPIMINNISTHGFDYIVPFTFACNFAVIGTTIGIYFKAQDKKLRSFALTGLITVALSAIIEATLFGLLVKNRKLFLAQIIGGAVGGAYMGLTKVVTNAFVFGSVTTFPAFVEKDNANFINAMVGLLISMAISAILAYIFTKKDEKLA
- a CDS encoding sugar phosphate isomerase/epimerase family protein; its protein translation is MKVATRINSFLPKFNQELEKVFSEFNRIGLSHVDLNYPEHVSQYSGTDMKDLLKKHQLKANGVALRFRNDFINGELGNSNLAISKEAVQLCKEAIDYCREINGEVVTIWLGFDGFDYSFQIDYVKVWNQIKECLIEIADYGSDIKLSIEYKPFQPRAYAFLDSLGITMTMMNEIDRENVGITLDYCHMLMKHENPAYGAAILGSRQKLFGVHLNDGYGLNDDGLMIGTSSLVKTFEFLYYTKLHNYEYAIYFDTFPIIEDPVAECEANLKMIKKIDSRIDQIGMKKIGEIIAQNKGTKVSELIVEILG